The Sinomicrobium kalidii genome contains a region encoding:
- a CDS encoding aconitate hydratase: MAFDIDMIQKVYAGIAERVDKAREVVGKPLTLSEKILYAHLWDGNPTEAFERGKDYVDFAPDRIACQDATAQMALLQFMHAGKPQVAVPTTVHCDHLIQAKVGADKDLKKANETSNEVFDFLGSVSNKYGIGFWKPGAGIIHQVVLENYAFPGGMMIGTDSHTVNAGGLGMIAIGVGGADAVDVMAGMPWELKFPKLIGVKLTGKLSGWAAPKDVILKVAGILTVKGGTGAIVEYFGEGAKAMSCTGKGTICNMGAEVGATTSTFGYDESMDRYLRATDREDVADAAREVKEYLTADPEVYENPEQYFDQVIEINLSELEPHLNGPFTPDLATPISKMKEAAKENDWPLKVEYGLIGSCTNSSYEDISRAASLARQVSDKKLKTKSNFTITPGSEQVRFTIERDGFIDTFNKIGATVFANACGPCIGMWDRAGAEKEERNTIVHSFNRNFAKRADGNPNTLAFVGSPELVTAIAISGRLDFDPLNDKLINEDGEEVMLDEPRGYELPPEGFAVEDAGYQAPAEDGSDVEVSVSPTSERLQLLTPFEPWDGKNITGARLLIKAHGKCTTDHISMAGPWLRFRGHLDNISNNCLIGAVNAFNMKTNFVKNQLTGEYGGVPDTQREYKAAGIPTIVVGDHNYGEGSSREHAAMEPRHLGVKVVLVKSFARIHETNLKKQGMLALTFDNENDYDLIQEDDTFNLVDLEEFAPNKPLTLEVVHSDGSKDVIKTNHSYNEGQIAWFKAGSALNLIAAAGKA, encoded by the coding sequence ATGGCTTTTGATATTGATATGATTCAAAAGGTCTACGCTGGAATAGCCGAGCGGGTGGATAAAGCCCGTGAAGTGGTAGGTAAGCCGCTGACCTTATCCGAAAAGATTTTATATGCCCACCTGTGGGACGGAAACCCCACAGAGGCATTTGAAAGAGGGAAGGACTATGTGGATTTTGCCCCGGACAGGATCGCTTGCCAGGATGCTACGGCACAAATGGCCCTGTTGCAGTTTATGCACGCCGGGAAACCCCAGGTAGCCGTGCCCACTACAGTACACTGTGATCACCTGATCCAGGCCAAGGTAGGGGCTGATAAGGATCTGAAGAAAGCCAACGAAACCAGTAATGAAGTATTTGACTTCCTGGGATCGGTATCCAATAAGTACGGAATAGGTTTCTGGAAACCCGGAGCCGGGATCATTCACCAGGTTGTACTTGAAAATTACGCTTTCCCCGGAGGGATGATGATCGGTACGGATTCACATACTGTAAATGCCGGAGGACTCGGGATGATCGCCATTGGTGTCGGTGGTGCCGATGCTGTGGACGTTATGGCCGGAATGCCCTGGGAACTTAAATTTCCCAAACTGATCGGGGTAAAGCTTACCGGAAAACTTTCCGGGTGGGCAGCACCGAAAGATGTTATCCTGAAGGTTGCCGGGATCCTTACCGTAAAAGGAGGAACCGGGGCTATCGTCGAATACTTCGGAGAAGGCGCCAAGGCAATGTCCTGCACAGGTAAGGGAACCATCTGCAACATGGGGGCCGAAGTAGGGGCAACCACATCTACCTTCGGATATGATGAATCCATGGACCGTTATCTGCGCGCTACGGATCGCGAAGATGTTGCCGATGCGGCCAGGGAAGTGAAAGAATACCTTACGGCAGACCCGGAAGTGTATGAAAACCCGGAACAGTATTTCGACCAGGTGATCGAGATCAACCTTTCTGAGTTGGAACCGCATCTCAACGGACCGTTTACCCCGGACCTGGCTACGCCGATTTCCAAAATGAAGGAAGCGGCAAAAGAAAACGACTGGCCGCTCAAGGTTGAATACGGACTTATAGGGTCCTGTACCAACTCTTCCTATGAAGATATTTCCAGGGCAGCTTCGCTGGCCCGGCAGGTTTCGGATAAAAAACTGAAAACAAAATCGAACTTTACCATTACGCCCGGATCGGAACAGGTGCGTTTTACGATAGAGAGGGACGGCTTTATAGATACGTTCAATAAGATCGGCGCTACGGTGTTTGCCAATGCCTGTGGCCCGTGTATCGGTATGTGGGATCGCGCAGGTGCTGAAAAGGAAGAGCGTAACACTATTGTACACTCATTCAACAGGAACTTTGCCAAAAGGGCTGACGGAAACCCCAATACCCTGGCTTTTGTAGGGTCTCCCGAACTGGTGACCGCCATAGCTATTTCCGGAAGGCTCGACTTTGACCCGCTGAATGACAAACTGATCAATGAAGATGGTGAGGAAGTGATGCTCGACGAGCCGAGGGGGTATGAACTTCCGCCGGAAGGTTTTGCCGTGGAAGATGCCGGATATCAGGCACCCGCAGAAGATGGCAGTGATGTGGAAGTATCCGTATCGCCAACGTCAGAGCGTTTACAGCTGCTCACACCCTTCGAGCCGTGGGACGGAAAAAACATTACCGGGGCGAGACTGCTTATCAAGGCCCACGGAAAATGTACTACAGACCATATTTCGATGGCGGGACCCTGGTTGCGTTTCCGCGGACACCTCGACAATATTTCCAATAACTGTCTGATCGGTGCGGTAAATGCGTTCAACATGAAAACCAATTTCGTGAAGAACCAGCTCACAGGTGAGTACGGTGGCGTACCGGATACGCAAAGGGAATATAAAGCAGCCGGAATACCTACCATAGTGGTAGGAGATCATAATTACGGTGAAGGTTCTTCCCGTGAACATGCGGCGATGGAGCCCCGTCACCTCGGTGTGAAAGTGGTACTCGTAAAATCGTTTGCACGTATCCACGAAACCAACCTCAAAAAGCAGGGTATGCTTGCGCTTACATTTGATAATGAGAATGATTACGATCTCATTCAGGAAGATGATACCTTTAACCTGGTTGACCTGGAAGAGTTTGCTCCCAATAAACCGCTGACCCTCGAAGTGGTGCACAGCGATGGCAGCAAAGATGTGATCAAAACCAATCACAGCTATAATGAAGGACAGATCGCATGGTTTAAAGCGGGCTCTGCATTAAACCTGATTGCTGCTGCCGGTAAAGCATAA
- a CDS encoding TlpA family protein disulfide reductase, with protein sequence MKTKKQQLYNLALLLFAVLVLFTPVGTTLKIWVNRVVAFSPSEILAEERDNIGNYNWNLRSLEGEVYDFNTARDKVVLINFWASWCPPCIAEMPDMQRLYKQYGNKMVFLFVTGEEPEKVKTFLKEKNWALPVYFPVSKVPEKLFSESIPATWVIDKEGNIVIRKKGTANWDSAKVKNILDRLLQE encoded by the coding sequence ATGAAAACCAAAAAACAACAGCTTTATAACCTTGCCCTGCTGCTTTTTGCAGTACTTGTCCTGTTTACCCCTGTAGGGACCACGTTAAAAATATGGGTCAACAGAGTTGTTGCTTTCAGTCCCTCCGAGATCCTTGCGGAAGAACGGGATAACATAGGCAATTATAACTGGAATTTGAGGTCGCTTGAGGGAGAAGTATACGACTTTAATACGGCCCGGGATAAAGTGGTGCTCATCAATTTCTGGGCCAGCTGGTGTCCGCCGTGTATTGCGGAAATGCCGGATATGCAAAGGCTTTACAAGCAATATGGGAATAAGATGGTATTTCTGTTTGTCACCGGTGAAGAACCGGAAAAAGTAAAAACCTTTCTGAAGGAAAAAAATTGGGCGTTACCCGTATATTTTCCGGTCAGTAAGGTTCCGGAAAAGCTGTTTTCCGAAAGCATACCCGCCACATGGGTTATTGATAAGGAGGGAAATATTGTCATACGGAAAAAGGGGACGGCAAATTGGGATAGTGCTAAGGTAAAAAACATTCTGGACAGGTTATTACAGGAGTAA
- a CDS encoding TlpA family protein disulfide reductase — translation MKRRTVLNILLILAVLAFFVTPLGDESKILLNKWFASGPEIIQAGEREKISDYDWKLKDENWEIFNFKRSEGRVVFVNFWASWRIPSVAERAAVQRLYDDYRDKVDFYIITDEKREPVKAFMQQRDYTFPVTYLIIGEKMPFDATKVPSGYIVDKEGNVAVKHEGVADWDSGAVRQLLDKLTE, via the coding sequence GTGAAGAGACGTACCGTACTGAATATACTGTTGATACTGGCCGTATTGGCTTTTTTTGTGACACCCCTGGGAGATGAAAGCAAGATCTTGCTCAATAAATGGTTTGCATCCGGTCCGGAAATAATACAAGCGGGGGAAAGGGAAAAAATATCGGATTACGATTGGAAATTGAAAGATGAAAACTGGGAGATATTCAATTTCAAACGGTCCGAAGGGCGTGTTGTCTTTGTAAATTTCTGGGCATCATGGCGTATACCCTCCGTAGCCGAAAGAGCTGCTGTGCAAAGGTTATATGATGATTACAGGGACAAAGTGGACTTTTATATCATTACCGATGAAAAGCGGGAGCCGGTAAAAGCGTTTATGCAGCAAAGAGATTATACTTTTCCGGTAACGTACCTGATTATAGGTGAAAAAATGCCCTTTGATGCCACGAAGGTCCCCTCCGGATATATTGTGGATAAAGAAGGAAATGTGGCCGTAAAACACGAGGGAGTTGCAGACTGGGACAGTGGGGCCGTAAGGCAGTTGCTGGATAAGTTGACGGAATAG
- a CDS encoding PBP1 and LysM peptidoglycan-binding domain-containing protein yields MNRFVVVLLVMLFGCFSYAQEFDTHAVKRGETIQSIARKYQVSPSDIMRLNPEVKNGLPVNTILIIPLSDKAKKEGEGITQEVVSFITHKVRRKETLYSIAGLYNVGVDDIKRYNKELYSRQLKKREKIRIPRYEHKTVEVFKDTEPEESTKTYIVQAKEGKWRVAYKHGITIEELEELNPDMGDVLQEGQEVQVPDHPEKAEKDIDDNHNYYIVQPKEGFYRLKVKLGVSREELEELNPELKEDGLKAGMVLKLPQSISGNLAVSDGVVTEKFHLIDSIDRRSVSNIALVLPFKLNEIGAGDDFKEKIKNSKLLSRSLDFYTGVLVALDSAKQLGLTVNARILDSRANSVGADRLLASGNFRDVDAVIGPFLSTPFNEVAGGVDGTPVFLPFSGNIRSLDNIFQTVPDDQILRDKMISYLKKNAQGQQVIVIADSRNSGVRDILLREIDGARALNPEEDKFIRLDDLKGMLSEVKENWVIVETNDIVMLTNVTGMLNSARSEERKITMFTTKKGSAFDSESVSNFHLANLNFHYPTVDKASAEDSAFVKAYKDRFGITPNRYAARGYDLTLDVVLRLAYDKNLFETAPRIGETAYVENKFNYQKKSFGGYYNTGVYIVKYNDKLEIEEAE; encoded by the coding sequence CAGAGTATCGCCAGGAAATATCAGGTGAGTCCGTCAGATATCATGCGGTTAAACCCGGAAGTGAAGAACGGGCTGCCGGTAAATACCATCCTGATCATCCCTTTATCCGACAAGGCTAAGAAGGAAGGTGAGGGAATAACACAGGAAGTGGTATCTTTTATTACCCATAAGGTAAGACGGAAAGAAACCCTGTACAGCATTGCCGGATTATACAATGTTGGTGTAGACGATATCAAAAGGTATAATAAGGAGTTATACAGCAGGCAACTGAAAAAACGGGAAAAAATACGGATACCCCGGTACGAACATAAAACCGTGGAGGTATTCAAGGATACCGAACCCGAAGAAAGTACGAAAACTTATATTGTACAGGCAAAAGAAGGAAAATGGAGGGTGGCCTATAAACACGGGATCACCATTGAAGAACTGGAAGAACTGAACCCCGATATGGGAGATGTGCTTCAGGAAGGACAGGAAGTACAGGTGCCCGACCATCCCGAAAAGGCGGAGAAAGACATAGATGATAACCATAATTATTATATAGTTCAGCCCAAAGAAGGGTTTTACAGGCTCAAGGTAAAGCTCGGTGTGAGCCGGGAAGAACTGGAAGAACTGAACCCCGAATTGAAGGAAGACGGCCTGAAGGCGGGAATGGTGCTCAAGCTGCCGCAGTCTATTTCCGGTAACCTGGCAGTCAGTGACGGGGTGGTAACTGAAAAGTTCCACCTTATCGATAGCATAGACCGAAGGTCGGTGAGCAATATTGCACTGGTGCTGCCCTTCAAATTGAATGAAATAGGAGCAGGAGATGATTTTAAGGAAAAAATAAAAAACAGCAAACTGCTGAGCCGTTCCCTCGACTTTTATACCGGTGTCCTTGTAGCGCTGGATTCTGCAAAGCAACTGGGGCTCACAGTGAATGCCAGGATACTGGACAGCAGGGCGAACTCCGTAGGGGCCGACAGATTGCTGGCCTCAGGTAATTTCCGGGATGTCGATGCCGTTATCGGGCCGTTCCTTTCCACACCTTTTAATGAGGTTGCGGGAGGGGTAGACGGTACTCCGGTGTTTTTGCCGTTTTCCGGTAATATTCGGTCACTTGACAATATTTTCCAGACAGTGCCCGACGACCAGATCCTGCGCGATAAAATGATCAGTTACCTCAAAAAGAATGCGCAGGGACAACAGGTCATTGTTATTGCCGATTCCCGAAATTCCGGGGTACGGGACATCCTGCTCCGTGAAATTGACGGAGCCAGGGCACTCAATCCCGAAGAAGATAAGTTCATACGTCTCGATGACCTGAAAGGAATGCTGAGTGAGGTCAAGGAGAACTGGGTTATTGTAGAGACCAACGATATCGTAATGTTAACCAATGTTACGGGCATGTTGAATTCAGCCAGGTCGGAAGAACGCAAAATAACCATGTTCACAACCAAAAAAGGCAGTGCGTTCGATTCGGAAAGCGTTTCCAATTTTCACCTTGCCAACCTGAACTTTCACTATCCTACCGTAGACAAGGCCTCTGCTGAAGATAGCGCTTTCGTGAAGGCGTATAAAGACAGGTTTGGCATTACCCCGAATCGCTATGCTGCGAGAGGATATGACCTTACACTCGATGTTGTGCTGCGACTTGCTTATGATAAGAACCTGTTTGAAACCGCTCCGCGGATAGGGGAAACGGCATATGTGGAAAACAAGTTCAATTATCAAAAGAAATCCTTCGGAGGCTATTACAATACCGGTGTGTATATCGTGAAATATAATGATAAACTGGAAATAGAAGAAGCAGAATAG
- a CDS encoding OsmC family protein codes for MTSKVTYKGDLRTVCEHLRSGNTFTTDAPTDNNGKGEAFSPTDTVATALASCMLTVMGIKARELEVDLTEATAEVTKVMAANPRRISGIKIVMNFPVAPGDKSRKILEHTANTCPVHHSLHPDINKEIIFNWGKTSA; via the coding sequence ATGACTTCAAAAGTAACCTACAAAGGCGACCTGCGAACGGTGTGCGAACACCTGCGGTCGGGAAATACTTTTACTACCGATGCCCCTACCGACAATAACGGCAAGGGAGAAGCCTTTTCCCCTACAGATACGGTGGCCACCGCACTGGCCAGTTGTATGCTGACCGTTATGGGGATAAAAGCACGCGAACTGGAAGTAGACCTCACAGAGGCAACAGCGGAAGTGACCAAGGTTATGGCTGCCAACCCGAGGCGTATATCGGGAATTAAGATTGTTATGAATTTTCCCGTTGCCCCGGGAGATAAGAGCAGGAAAATACTGGAGCACACGGCAAATACCTGCCCCGTACACCACAGCCTGCATCCGGATATAAATAAAGAGATCATCTTCAACTGGGGAAAAACTTCGGCCTGA